One genomic segment of Hordeum vulgare subsp. vulgare chromosome 2H, MorexV3_pseudomolecules_assembly, whole genome shotgun sequence includes these proteins:
- the LOC123426316 gene encoding transcription factor NIGTH1-like, whose protein sequence is MGLDVGEIGMGADLSLDLKMFAAKSLGRAREAPAAAMDDCIRRLEEEKSKIEVFRRELPLCARLLADVIDVMKKEVEEKKRGGDRGENKEDAGAGDKSNWMSTAQLWTGDSVRGDDASEKQDERRRSSEPESHDGAVLPFKAVGSGAPAFAPPSLRKDDKAVRMPDLPFLSPAPIKTSLAAATGGAEESRRQLVGFAQEAARAAAALAPAAPSMSLQAQSQQTAQQQQQARKARRCWSPELHRQFVTALHQLGGPQVATPKQIRELMKVDGLTNDEVKSHLQKYRLHNRRAPGSPVANRPIVLMGGLWITQEQSSSQSGGSPPGPLHLSSSGVAASSVTVSGEEEDGRSESYGWK, encoded by the exons ATGGGTCTGGATGTAGGAGAGATCGGCATGGGCGCAGATTTGAGCCTGGATTTGAAGATGTTCGCGGCCAAGAGCCTGGGGCGGGCCAGGGAAGCGCCGGCGGCCGCCATGGACGACTGTATCCGGAggctggaggaggagaagagcaaGATCGAGGTGTTCCGGCGCGAGCTCCCCCTCTGCGCACGCCTCCTCGCTGACG TGATTGATGtgatgaagaaggaggtggaggagaagaagagaggtGGCGACCGAGGAGAGAACAAGGAGGACGCCGGCGCAGGCGACaagagcaactggatgagcaccgCGCAGCTCTGGACCGGCGATTCCGTCCGAGGGGACGATGCTTCCGAG AAGCAGGATGAGAGGAGGAGGTCCTCGGAGCCGGAATCTCATGACGGCGCTGTCTTGCCGTTCAAGGCCGTGGGCTCCGGTGCCCCGGCGTTCGCGCCGCCGAGTTTGAGGAAGGACGACAAGGCTGTTCGGATGCCGGATCTGCCGTTTCTGTCGCCGGCACCGATCAAGACCTCTCTGGCTGCTGCTACCGGCGGCGCTGAAGAAAGCCGCCGTCAGCTTGTGGGATTCGCGCAAGAAGCGGCGAGGGCTGCGGCCGCCCTGGCGCCGGCTGCCCCTTCCATGAGCCTCCAGGCTCAGTCGCAACAGACagcacaacagcagcagcaagcgaGGAAGGCGCGGCGGTGCTGGTCGCCGGAGCTGCACCGCCAGTTCGTCACTGCCCTGCACCAACTCGGTGGGCCCCAAG TTGCTACTCCAAAGCAAATCAGGGAGTTGATGAAGGTGGATGGCCTGACCAATGATGAAGTGAAGAGCCATCTCCAG AAATACCGTCTGCACAACCGAAGGGCGCCAGGATCTCCGGTAGCCAACCGGCCGATCGTGCTCATGGGAGGGCTCTGGATAACTCAGGAGCAAAGCAGCTCCCAGTCAGGGGGGTCACCTCCGGGCCCCCTACACTTGTCAAGCTCAGGCGTAGCTGCCTCATCGGTGACGGTCAGcggcgaggaagaagatggcaGATCCGAGAGCTATGGCTGGAAATGA